CGTCGTTTTGGGTTCTCGGCACAACAGGAGAGTTTAACATGCTCTCCCAGCAGGAGAAGATCTCAGTAGTGAGGGCGGCCAGGGAATTCACAAAGGGTAAAATATACGCTGGCGTGAACGAGAATTCCCTCTCAAACTCAAACGTCCTCCTAAGAGAATACGTTAGCATCGGCGTGAACGCTGTGTTCTCAGTGCCTCCGATTTACCATAAACCGGGGAAAAAAGGACTAGTTGACTACTACGAAGCTTTGTCGAAGCCAGGCATCCCGGTCTACGTTTACAATATCCCATCTTACGTGGGCTACTCGATCGATCTAGATACCTTAGAAAAGCTCGTCTCAGAGGGAATTATCAGTGGAATGAAGTACACAACATCGGACTTAGACTCGTTCATAAACTACACCTTGAAGTTAAAGGAAGTGGACAAGAACTTCAAGGTATTCATAGGAAGCGATACCCTAATTCTCCCTGCCTTAATGTACGGCGGAGACGGCGCGGTTTCGGGGATAGCCAACTTTGCCCCTGAAATA
The Candidatus Aramenus sp. CH1 DNA segment above includes these coding regions:
- a CDS encoding dihydrodipicolinate synthase family protein, producing the protein MDNAITALVTPFDDKENVNLNSLKNVIQFDEKRGISSFWVLGTTGEFNMLSQQEKISVVRAAREFTKGKIYAGVNENSLSNSNVLLREYVSIGVNAVFSVPPIYHKPGKKGLVDYYEALSKPGIPVYVYNIPSYVGYSIDLDTLEKLVSEGIISGMKYTTSDLDSFINYTLKLKEVDKNFKVFIGSDTLILPALMYGGDGAVSGIANFAPEIISNIFSNYNKGDYKEALRYQLMAVKLNEVVGLSDYPSGIKIALRYRGLYVGRTRAPLEENITAESAIYNVLKELNL